Proteins from a single region of Phaeacidiphilus oryzae TH49:
- a CDS encoding LOG family protein: MRRLAVFLASSDGHDPAHAELTAAVGEELARRGIGIVYGGGRRGLMGVLADAALRAGGEVIGVIPRSMAEREWAHEGVAELLLCDSMHERKALMADRADAFVALPGGLGTLEEIFEVWSWRQLGFHAKPVGFLDTGGFWAPMLGALRGIVDAGFLPAPTLDDLAVAPDLPGLLDALEERLSRIPQPAHGA; this comes from the coding sequence ATGCGTCGCCTCGCCGTCTTCCTCGCCTCCTCCGACGGGCACGACCCGGCGCACGCCGAGCTGACCGCCGCCGTAGGCGAGGAGCTGGCCCGCCGAGGGATCGGCATCGTCTACGGCGGCGGCCGCCGGGGCCTGATGGGAGTGCTGGCGGACGCCGCACTGCGGGCGGGCGGCGAGGTCATCGGCGTGATACCGCGCAGCATGGCCGAGCGGGAGTGGGCCCACGAGGGCGTGGCGGAACTCCTCTTGTGCGACTCGATGCACGAGCGCAAGGCGCTGATGGCCGACCGGGCCGACGCCTTCGTCGCGCTGCCGGGTGGGCTGGGCACCCTGGAGGAGATCTTCGAGGTGTGGTCCTGGCGTCAACTCGGCTTCCACGCCAAGCCCGTCGGCTTCCTCGACACCGGGGGCTTCTGGGCCCCCATGCTCGGCGCGCTGCGCGGCATCGTCGACGCCGGCTTCCTCCCCGCCCCCACCCTCGACGACCTCGCCGTCGCTCCCGACCTGCCCGGGCTGCTGGACGCGCTGGAGGAGCGGCTGAGCCGCATCCCGCAGCCCGCCCACGGCGCCTGA
- a CDS encoding S66 peptidase family protein: MPATLRPRALRTGDLVVVAAPSGQLAPGEEPLLARGVAMLERMGFRVRVSPGIDPERHRWWASGTPAEQAAELNGLLRDPEVRAVIAHTGGQATIGYLDLIDLDAIRADPKPILGYSDISLLHMALHAKTGLVGFHADLATHGFGGDWYTLGDEARRSELVDLYTRVLTRAEPLGPLPAQAAWETWRPGRAEGPLFGGLLNRLILLQATPFAPAPERFDGAVLFWEELQRPVSRIWNDLHALRLSGVLDRIAGMVVGIPTEVAPHEGAGTRADLRDVVLDVLWQRDIPVLAQVDFGHTSPNLPLPLGVRAQVDADNRTLSLLEPAVAEN; encoded by the coding sequence ATGCCTGCCACCCTTCGGCCCCGCGCGCTGCGTACCGGCGATCTCGTGGTCGTCGCCGCGCCTTCCGGCCAGCTCGCCCCGGGTGAGGAACCCCTCCTCGCGCGGGGGGTGGCGATGCTCGAACGGATGGGCTTCCGGGTCCGGGTCAGCCCGGGGATCGACCCGGAACGTCATCGCTGGTGGGCGTCGGGCACTCCGGCGGAGCAGGCCGCGGAGCTCAACGGACTGCTCAGGGACCCGGAGGTGCGGGCCGTCATCGCCCACACCGGTGGCCAGGCGACCATCGGCTATCTCGATCTGATCGATCTGGACGCGATCCGGGCCGACCCGAAGCCGATCCTCGGATACAGCGACATCTCCCTTCTCCACATGGCCCTCCACGCGAAGACCGGTCTCGTCGGCTTCCACGCCGACCTCGCCACCCACGGCTTCGGCGGCGACTGGTACACCCTGGGCGACGAGGCCCGGCGCTCCGAGCTCGTCGACCTCTACACCCGCGTCCTCACCCGGGCCGAGCCGCTTGGCCCGCTGCCGGCGCAGGCGGCCTGGGAGACCTGGCGCCCCGGCCGGGCGGAGGGGCCGCTCTTCGGCGGCCTGCTGAACCGCCTGATCCTCCTCCAGGCCACGCCGTTCGCACCCGCCCCCGAACGGTTCGACGGCGCCGTGCTGTTCTGGGAGGAGCTGCAGCGGCCGGTCTCCCGGATCTGGAACGACCTCCACGCCCTGCGGCTGTCCGGCGTGCTGGACCGGATCGCGGGGATGGTGGTCGGCATCCCCACCGAGGTCGCCCCCCACGAGGGCGCCGGAACACGCGCGGACCTCCGCGACGTGGTCCTCGACGTCCTGTGGCAGCGCGACATCCCGGTCCTCGCCCAGGTCGACTTCGGCCACACCTCGCCGAACCTGCCGCTGCCCCTCGGCGTCCGCGCCCAGGTGGACGCCGACAATCGAACGCTGTCCCTGCTGGAGCCCGCCGTCGCGGAGAACTGA
- a CDS encoding nuclear transport factor 2 family protein, which produces MSEQRPPLPPFTRETATAKVRLAEDGWNSRNPEKVALAYTPDSRWRNRAEFLTGRQEIIGFLTRKWSRELDYRLIKELWAFEEHRIAVRFAYEYHDDSGQWFRAYGNENWEFDENGLMRVRHASINDLPIDEKERRYHWPLGRRPDDHPGLSDLGF; this is translated from the coding sequence ATGTCCGAACAGCGCCCGCCGCTGCCCCCGTTCACCAGGGAGACGGCGACGGCCAAGGTCCGCCTGGCCGAGGACGGCTGGAACTCCCGGAACCCGGAGAAGGTCGCCCTGGCCTACACGCCGGACTCTCGCTGGCGCAACCGCGCGGAGTTCCTCACCGGTCGCCAGGAGATCATCGGATTCCTGACCCGCAAGTGGAGCCGCGAACTGGACTACCGCCTGATCAAGGAGCTGTGGGCGTTCGAGGAGCACCGCATCGCGGTCCGCTTCGCCTACGAGTACCACGACGACTCGGGCCAGTGGTTCCGTGCCTACGGCAACGAGAACTGGGAGTTCGACGAGAACGGCCTCATGCGGGTGCGCCACGCGAGCATCAACGACCTGCCCATCGACGAGAAGGAGCGCAGGTACCACTGGCCGCTGGGCCGCCGGCCCGACGACCACCCGGGGCTGTCCGACCTCGGGTTCTAG
- a CDS encoding aldo/keto reductase family oxidoreductase, whose amino-acid sequence MTTQSAPLPGGTWTLGDLTVSRFGYGAMQLAGPWVMGPPADREGAIAVLREAVDLGITHIDTADAYGPHFTNQVIREALHPYPEALHIVTKVGATRDEEGGWPPARRPEDLRRAVRSNLENLGLDTLDVVNLRLGDAQGPVPGSLAEAFEALVDLQGQGLIRHLGVSNATAEQVAEARSIAPIVCVQNMYNLAHRHDDELIDELAEQGIAYVPFFPLGGFTPLQSSALTAVASRLDSTPMSVALAWLLRRSPNILLIPGTSSVAHLRENAGGAALRLSDDDLSELDKIGR is encoded by the coding sequence ATGACCACGCAATCCGCTCCACTTCCCGGCGGCACCTGGACCCTGGGCGACCTGACCGTCTCCCGGTTCGGCTACGGCGCCATGCAGCTGGCCGGCCCCTGGGTGATGGGCCCGCCGGCCGACCGCGAGGGGGCGATCGCCGTCCTGCGCGAGGCCGTCGACCTCGGGATCACCCACATCGACACCGCGGACGCCTACGGGCCGCACTTCACCAACCAGGTGATCCGCGAGGCGCTCCACCCCTACCCCGAGGCGCTGCACATCGTCACCAAGGTCGGCGCGACCCGGGACGAGGAAGGCGGATGGCCCCCGGCGCGCAGGCCCGAGGACTTGCGCCGGGCCGTCCGGTCGAACCTGGAGAATCTCGGCCTGGACACCCTGGACGTCGTCAACCTGCGCCTCGGGGACGCCCAGGGCCCGGTCCCGGGGTCGCTCGCGGAGGCCTTCGAGGCGCTCGTCGACCTGCAGGGTCAGGGCCTGATCAGGCACCTCGGCGTGAGCAACGCGACCGCGGAGCAGGTCGCCGAGGCGCGCTCGATCGCACCGATCGTCTGCGTGCAGAACATGTACAACCTCGCCCATCGCCACGACGACGAGCTGATCGACGAGCTCGCCGAGCAGGGCATCGCCTATGTGCCCTTCTTCCCCCTGGGCGGCTTCACCCCGCTGCAGTCCTCGGCGCTCACGGCAGTGGCGTCCCGGCTGGACTCGACGCCGATGTCGGTCGCCCTGGCCTGGCTGCTGCGGCGCTCGCCGAACATCCTGCTGATCCCCGGTACGTCCTCAGTGGCCCATCTGCGCGAGAACGCCGGCGGCGCGGCACTCCGGCTATCCGACGACGACCTCTCCGAACTGGACAAGATCGGGCGCTGA
- a CDS encoding SDR family oxidoreductase, with amino-acid sequence MSIVVTGATGQLGRLTVEALLRRGVAASEIIATGRDTTRIKELADRGVLVRPADFADPESLAAAFAGAERLLLVSASFPVDERAANHRRAIDAALTAGVSLIAYTSMTRADSAHTVLAGTHRATEEYLREREAPAVALRNSWYLENYTAQLPSALQHGAFLGAAGDGRVSAASRADYAEAAAVVLTTEGHTGAVYELGGDQAFTLAELAATASAVTGASLGYTDLPGDMFAEALAGAGVPAELARILADADLGLSRGELFTDSGDLRRLIGRPTTTLAEALAAAAR; translated from the coding sequence ATGTCCATCGTCGTCACCGGGGCCACCGGCCAGCTGGGTCGACTCACCGTCGAGGCGCTGCTGCGTCGCGGCGTCGCCGCCTCCGAGATCATCGCCACGGGCCGGGACACCACCCGGATCAAGGAACTGGCCGACCGCGGCGTCCTGGTCCGCCCGGCGGACTTCGCCGACCCGGAGAGCCTCGCGGCCGCCTTCGCGGGAGCGGAGAGGCTGCTGCTGGTCTCGGCCTCGTTCCCGGTGGACGAGCGGGCGGCCAACCACCGCCGCGCCATCGACGCGGCCCTGACCGCCGGGGTGTCCCTGATCGCATACACGAGCATGACGCGGGCCGACAGCGCTCACACCGTCCTTGCCGGCACCCACCGCGCCACCGAGGAGTACCTGCGCGAGCGCGAGGCCCCCGCCGTGGCGCTGCGCAACAGCTGGTACCTGGAGAACTACACCGCCCAGCTGCCGTCGGCCCTTCAGCACGGCGCCTTCCTCGGGGCGGCGGGCGACGGCAGGGTCAGCGCCGCCAGCCGCGCCGACTACGCGGAGGCGGCCGCGGTCGTCCTGACCACCGAGGGCCACACCGGGGCCGTCTACGAGCTGGGCGGCGACCAGGCGTTCACCCTGGCAGAGCTCGCCGCCACCGCCTCCGCGGTGACCGGGGCCTCCCTCGGCTACACCGACCTTCCCGGCGACATGTTCGCCGAGGCACTGGCCGGCGCCGGCGTGCCCGCCGAACTGGCCCGGATCCTCGCCGACGCCGACCTCGGCCTGAGCCGCGGCGAGCTCTTCACCGACAGCGGCGATCTGCGCCGCCTGATCGGACGGCCCACCACCACCCTCGCCGAAGCGCTGGCCGCCGCCGCGCGCTGA
- a CDS encoding winged helix-turn-helix transcriptional regulator — MSGFGPGDPFLADCPARLAVELIADKWTVVVLAGLSKGPVRHGELVELIGGISRKVLTQTLRRLEAHGLVRRQAYAEVPPRVEYELTPLGATLTKPIHVLTEWARENGEAVLDALDAAGSEPAIEPPPPAADGAAPARG, encoded by the coding sequence ATGAGCGGTTTCGGTCCCGGCGACCCCTTCCTCGCCGACTGCCCGGCACGTCTGGCGGTCGAGCTGATCGCCGACAAGTGGACGGTCGTCGTCCTCGCCGGCCTCAGCAAGGGCCCGGTACGCCACGGTGAACTGGTCGAGCTGATCGGCGGCATCTCCCGCAAGGTGCTGACCCAGACCCTCCGGCGGCTGGAGGCGCACGGCCTCGTCCGCCGCCAGGCCTACGCCGAGGTCCCGCCCCGGGTGGAGTACGAACTCACCCCGCTCGGGGCGACGCTGACCAAACCGATCCATGTGCTGACCGAGTGGGCGAGGGAGAACGGCGAGGCGGTCCTCGACGCCCTCGACGCTGCCGGGTCCGAACCGGCGATCGAGCCGCCTCCGCCGGCAGCCGACGGGGCCGCTCCCGCCAGGGGCTGA
- a CDS encoding winged helix-turn-helix transcriptional regulator, whose product MATTTAAEQRTQAKVAYDAFLAVCPSRKLLDRISNKWVTLILAALGSDSAPQAGGECAAEAGEPRAMRYSELKRLLAGVSQKMLTQTLRSLERDGLVSRTVVPTVPVTVSYELTELGLSLYEMMRGLKAWAEAHMDDVLANRETYDAADHRAPAG is encoded by the coding sequence ATGGCGACTACGACGGCGGCCGAGCAGCGGACGCAGGCCAAGGTGGCGTACGACGCCTTCCTCGCGGTCTGCCCCAGTCGCAAGCTGCTCGACCGGATCTCGAACAAGTGGGTGACGTTGATCCTTGCCGCGCTCGGCAGCGACAGCGCACCCCAGGCCGGCGGCGAGTGCGCCGCCGAGGCGGGCGAGCCGCGGGCGATGCGGTACTCCGAGCTGAAGCGCCTGCTGGCCGGGGTCAGCCAGAAGATGCTCACCCAGACGCTGCGCTCGCTCGAACGCGACGGCCTGGTCTCACGGACCGTGGTGCCGACCGTTCCCGTCACGGTCTCCTACGAGCTGACCGAGCTCGGCCTGTCGCTGTACGAGATGATGCGCGGCCTCAAGGCCTGGGCCGAGGCGCATATGGACGACGTGCTGGCCAACCGCGAGACCTACGACGCCGCCGACCACCGGGCTCCGGCCGGCTGA
- a CDS encoding winged helix-turn-helix transcriptional regulator: MTTAEAVAHTTPSWDPYERGCPSRDLLDRIGDKWSILVLGELGEHGTSRFTELRKRLSGVSEKMLTQTLRALERDGLVLRTVHPVVPVRVEYELTPLGQTLRAPLRALTEWSLEHTAEVLAAREAYNARTQQES, encoded by the coding sequence GTGACGACTGCCGAGGCTGTGGCCCACACCACACCGTCGTGGGACCCGTACGAGCGGGGCTGCCCTTCGCGCGACCTCCTCGACCGGATCGGCGACAAGTGGTCCATCCTGGTTCTCGGCGAGCTCGGGGAGCACGGCACGTCCCGGTTCACCGAGCTGCGCAAGCGCCTGTCGGGGGTGAGCGAGAAGATGCTCACCCAGACGCTGCGCGCCCTCGAACGCGACGGCCTGGTGCTGCGCACGGTCCACCCGGTGGTGCCGGTCCGCGTCGAGTACGAGCTGACCCCTCTCGGCCAGACCCTGCGTGCCCCCCTCAGGGCCCTCACCGAGTGGTCCCTCGAACACACGGCCGAGGTCCTCGCGGCCCGCGAGGCCTACAACGCCCGTACCCAGCAGGAGAGCTGA
- a CDS encoding SMP-30/gluconolactonase/LRE family protein, with the protein MPSRSAVRGALLTLTATSAVLAALTVPATAASGATATTDATAATSPDRPHPAGAYTITIDGANAFPESIAADNRYVYTGSIEDGTLYRGRVGSRTLEPFLPAGQDGRTQATGIKTDGDRLLVAGAFTGQFFVYTDTGTLVARYTVPDTGEPTLVNDAAVTPDGDVYITDSFRAVVYKIPAAEVHSPATGTQRTLRVAYHLPDYVAGQSNGNGVTTGPDGKSLIIGYWYSGALYRLALADGSIRRIDAPALPSADGIARRGDTLYIDRSVQNEVDTVRLSEDGTRAALVSQRSYPGADTTTGVAVSGDRLLVTNSQMNNYLYGAPLESPVFTVQSLPLR; encoded by the coding sequence ATGCCCAGCCGCAGCGCCGTGCGAGGCGCGCTCCTCACCCTCACGGCTACGTCCGCCGTGCTGGCCGCGCTCACCGTCCCAGCCACCGCCGCCTCCGGCGCCACCGCCACCACCGACGCCACCGCCGCGACGAGCCCGGACCGCCCGCACCCCGCCGGCGCCTACACGATCACGATCGACGGCGCCAACGCCTTCCCCGAGAGCATCGCCGCCGACAACCGGTACGTCTACACCGGCAGCATCGAGGACGGCACCCTCTACCGCGGCCGCGTCGGATCCAGGACGCTGGAACCCTTCCTGCCCGCCGGGCAGGACGGCCGCACCCAGGCCACCGGGATCAAGACCGACGGCGACCGCCTCCTCGTCGCCGGCGCCTTCACCGGGCAGTTCTTCGTCTACACCGACACCGGCACACTGGTGGCCCGCTACACCGTCCCGGACACCGGCGAGCCGACGCTCGTCAACGACGCGGCCGTCACCCCCGACGGGGACGTCTACATCACGGACTCCTTCCGCGCGGTCGTCTACAAGATCCCGGCCGCCGAGGTCCACTCCCCCGCCACCGGCACCCAGCGGACCCTGCGGGTCGCGTACCACCTGCCGGACTACGTCGCCGGCCAGTCCAACGGCAACGGCGTCACCACCGGCCCGGACGGCAAGTCCCTGATCATCGGCTACTGGTACAGCGGCGCCCTCTACCGCCTCGCCCTCGCCGACGGAAGCATCCGCAGGATCGACGCGCCCGCGCTGCCCAGCGCCGACGGCATAGCCCGCCGGGGCGACACCCTCTACATCGACCGCTCGGTCCAGAACGAGGTCGACACGGTACGGCTCTCCGAGGACGGCACCCGGGCCGCCCTCGTCTCGCAACGCAGCTACCCCGGCGCCGACACCACCACCGGCGTAGCGGTCAGCGGCGACCGGCTGCTGGTGACCAACTCGCAGATGAACAACTACCTTTACGGCGCCCCGCTGGAGAGCCCGGTCTTCACCGTGCAGAGCCTGCCGCTGCGTTGA
- a CDS encoding NADP-dependent oxidoreductase, with protein sequence MRVITQHTLGGPEVLTVVDAAEPRALPTEVLVRVRAIGLNPLEARLRAGEFPLLGKPPFVLGWDISGVVREAPQTWRFRPGDEVFGMPLFPRAANAYAELVAAPALHLAPKPASLSHVEAAALPVAGLTAWQGLVDLGGVAEGDRVLVHGGGGGVGHLAIQIAKALGAHVTTTAGAGKREFVESLGADEVLDYTAADFSEEVRDIDLVLDTIGGDTAERSLSVLRPGGHLVTAVAEEDAELAARCAAAGVRFSGIAVDPDPAGLRGLADLVERGRLRVHVQEAFPFERVADAHRLLDGGHLQGKLVLTL encoded by the coding sequence ATGCGAGTCATCACCCAGCACACCCTCGGCGGTCCCGAGGTACTCACGGTCGTGGACGCGGCCGAGCCCCGGGCCCTTCCCACCGAGGTCCTCGTCCGGGTCAGGGCGATCGGGCTGAACCCGCTGGAGGCGCGGCTGCGCGCCGGCGAGTTCCCGCTGCTCGGGAAGCCCCCGTTCGTCCTCGGCTGGGACATCAGCGGCGTGGTCAGGGAAGCGCCGCAGACCTGGCGGTTCAGGCCGGGCGACGAGGTGTTCGGGATGCCGCTCTTCCCGAGGGCGGCCAACGCCTACGCCGAGCTCGTGGCGGCACCGGCGCTGCATCTGGCTCCCAAGCCCGCCTCGCTCTCCCATGTCGAGGCCGCGGCACTGCCGGTGGCCGGACTGACGGCCTGGCAGGGCCTGGTGGACCTCGGCGGGGTGGCCGAGGGCGACCGCGTCCTGGTCCACGGCGGGGGCGGCGGGGTCGGCCACCTGGCGATCCAGATCGCCAAGGCCCTGGGCGCCCACGTGACGACGACCGCCGGCGCCGGCAAGCGGGAGTTCGTCGAGAGCCTCGGGGCCGACGAGGTCCTCGACTACACCGCGGCCGACTTCAGCGAGGAGGTGCGCGACATCGACCTCGTCCTGGACACCATCGGCGGCGACACCGCCGAGCGCTCGCTCTCCGTGCTCCGCCCGGGCGGTCACCTGGTCACCGCGGTCGCCGAGGAGGACGCCGAGCTCGCCGCCCGGTGCGCGGCGGCCGGCGTCCGCTTCAGCGGGATCGCGGTGGACCCGGATCCGGCCGGGCTGCGCGGCCTGGCCGACCTCGTCGAGCGCGGCAGGCTCCGGGTCCACGTGCAGGAGGCGTTCCCGTTCGAGCGGGTCGCCGACGCCCACCGGCTGCTGGACGGCGGCCACTTGCAGGGGAAGCTGGTCCTCACCCTGTGA
- a CDS encoding glycoside hydrolase family 38 N-terminal domain-containing protein, with product MSDRHIRPSWWDSTLARDALREGAVSQVHRQDGTTVRLSPEPLLRRTEAGGLTQSVRVDVAPAPARPVDSARVRIAGGPPIGCAVVDGPGGSVRVLVPAVEEEVDAALELPGLGLPEPLPLRLRPQRRWTVHLVQHAHLDIGYTDPQGTVLAEGRASLDTVLELIRATDDWPEEARYRWTVEGLSTFTDWAAHRPPSKVAEFVRRVGERRIELTAMPFNLHSETCSVDELHELLREAVAVRARYGVPLTTAMQTDVPGQVVGLQDALAEHGFGRLSVAHNWAGRAVPHLVGGARLPRLFRWRTADGRSVLVWRTDTPHGLAYMEGSIIGFDESHGTVDDLLPAYLTALAERPIPHQGKGIPGFPVLDAAYEADPYPWDVLHLRVLGTFADNGPPRLVAAETVRRWNETWAYPQLRISRHEDFFDDAEQRLGDRLETFEGDWSDWWVDGVGAGAAPLAMNRTAQSAVTDARTLDALAELRGAEGEPAGAGEVAEVYRAVSLFNEHTWGAGDPWTYGCRAHQSGEQQWHWKYGQAVRAHDGALALLERAAHRLGTTLPQAPGARASFHVVNTRSRTRTDVVRFFLPESVLPLDVPARVLDGRSGRELPVADEPQTNPLHRSAGRFLHVTVADLPPLGTVRLDVLPGEARPRPVCEESPVLENEFLAVRVDLRGNRIASLVDKSTGVELVDGDAVFGFNGYVYDRYATAGGFNHQSSKTVADDSLHLLAARKVAPAAVLVERTSTAVAETLVYECVPPGGAKLRTTLTLAHGVARLDIANHLVKPATMTKESAFFAFPFALPEPEVRMEASGGAVGTGLPLVPGSARHMRAIRRWATLTGGGTGVGWATHDAPLVQHGNIAVPYVPYPPSVPGEEAGTLYSWVHNNIWDTNFPSEQAFEQTFRYSVAVRGDLAGDAAGDPAEPAALGIRAADPGHPLHAVRAQGPAAEDAPPTTSLVAVDRPDVRVVGLSAEGAGEGVGGFLIRLQSFADEPVTAGLRLDLTAAISAYRCSYLGENAVPIAADPDGRLPVAIPARGTAAVLVTTGEG from the coding sequence ATGAGCGACCGTCATATCCGCCCCTCGTGGTGGGACTCCACCCTCGCCCGCGACGCCCTGCGCGAGGGCGCCGTCAGCCAGGTCCACCGGCAGGACGGGACGACCGTCCGGCTGTCCCCGGAACCGCTGCTGCGCCGGACGGAGGCGGGTGGGCTGACCCAGTCGGTGCGGGTCGACGTCGCACCGGCGCCGGCCCGGCCGGTCGACTCCGCCCGGGTGCGGATCGCCGGCGGCCCCCCGATCGGCTGCGCGGTGGTGGACGGCCCCGGCGGATCGGTCCGGGTGCTCGTGCCCGCGGTCGAGGAGGAGGTGGACGCCGCTCTCGAACTGCCCGGCCTCGGGCTCCCCGAGCCGCTGCCCCTCCGCCTGCGTCCGCAGCGGCGGTGGACGGTCCACCTGGTCCAGCACGCCCACCTGGACATCGGTTACACCGACCCGCAGGGGACCGTCCTCGCCGAGGGCCGGGCCTCGCTGGACACCGTCCTGGAGCTGATCCGGGCCACCGACGACTGGCCGGAGGAGGCCCGCTACCGCTGGACCGTCGAGGGGCTCAGCACCTTCACCGACTGGGCCGCCCACCGGCCGCCGAGCAAGGTCGCCGAGTTCGTCCGCCGGGTCGGGGAGCGCCGGATCGAGCTGACGGCGATGCCGTTCAACCTCCACAGCGAGACCTGCTCGGTGGACGAGCTCCACGAACTGCTGCGGGAGGCGGTCGCCGTGCGGGCCCGCTACGGCGTTCCCCTGACCACCGCCATGCAGACCGACGTGCCTGGGCAGGTGGTCGGCCTCCAGGACGCGCTGGCCGAGCACGGTTTCGGCCGCCTCTCCGTCGCCCACAACTGGGCCGGGCGGGCGGTGCCCCACCTGGTCGGCGGGGCGCGGCTGCCCCGGCTCTTCCGCTGGCGCACCGCCGACGGCCGCTCGGTGCTGGTGTGGCGTACCGACACCCCGCACGGGCTCGCCTACATGGAGGGCTCGATCATCGGTTTCGACGAGTCGCACGGGACGGTCGACGACCTCCTCCCCGCCTACCTCACCGCGCTGGCCGAGCGGCCGATCCCCCACCAGGGCAAGGGGATCCCCGGCTTCCCCGTCCTCGACGCCGCCTACGAGGCCGACCCCTACCCGTGGGACGTCCTCCACCTGCGGGTCCTCGGCACCTTCGCGGACAACGGGCCGCCGCGGCTGGTCGCGGCCGAGACCGTCCGCCGGTGGAACGAGACCTGGGCCTATCCGCAGCTGCGGATCTCCCGGCACGAGGACTTCTTCGACGACGCCGAACAGCGGCTCGGCGACCGGCTGGAGACCTTCGAGGGCGACTGGTCGGACTGGTGGGTGGACGGCGTCGGAGCCGGCGCCGCGCCGCTCGCGATGAACCGCACCGCGCAGTCCGCGGTCACCGACGCGCGCACCCTGGACGCCCTCGCGGAGCTGCGCGGAGCGGAGGGCGAACCCGCCGGAGCCGGCGAGGTCGCCGAGGTCTACCGGGCGGTGTCGCTCTTCAACGAGCACACCTGGGGCGCCGGCGACCCCTGGACCTACGGCTGCCGAGCCCATCAGTCGGGCGAACAGCAGTGGCACTGGAAGTACGGGCAGGCCGTCCGCGCGCACGACGGCGCCCTCGCGCTGCTGGAGCGCGCCGCACACCGGCTGGGCACCACCCTGCCGCAGGCGCCCGGCGCACGGGCGAGCTTCCACGTCGTCAACACCCGCAGCCGGACCCGGACCGACGTCGTCCGATTCTTCCTCCCGGAGAGCGTGCTGCCCCTGGACGTGCCGGCCCGGGTGCTGGACGGCCGCAGCGGCCGGGAACTGCCGGTGGCCGACGAGCCGCAGACCAACCCGCTCCACCGGTCCGCCGGCCGCTTCCTCCACGTCACGGTGGCGGACCTGCCGCCGCTCGGCACGGTGCGGCTGGACGTCCTCCCCGGGGAGGCCCGCCCGCGGCCGGTCTGCGAGGAGAGCCCGGTGCTGGAGAACGAGTTCCTCGCCGTCCGGGTGGACCTGCGGGGCAACCGGATCGCCTCCCTCGTCGACAAGTCCACCGGCGTCGAACTGGTCGACGGGGACGCGGTGTTCGGATTCAACGGCTACGTCTACGACCGCTACGCCACGGCCGGCGGCTTCAACCACCAGTCGAGCAAGACGGTGGCCGACGACTCCCTCCACCTGCTGGCCGCCCGCAAAGTGGCCCCGGCCGCCGTGCTGGTGGAGCGGACCTCGACGGCGGTCGCCGAGACCCTGGTCTACGAGTGCGTGCCGCCCGGCGGCGCCAAGCTGCGCACCACCCTCACCCTGGCGCACGGGGTGGCCCGCCTGGACATCGCCAACCACCTGGTCAAGCCGGCCACCATGACCAAGGAGAGCGCCTTCTTCGCCTTCCCCTTCGCGCTGCCGGAGCCGGAGGTCCGGATGGAGGCCAGCGGCGGCGCGGTCGGCACCGGCCTGCCGCTCGTCCCCGGCTCGGCCCGGCACATGCGGGCGATCCGCCGCTGGGCGACGCTGACCGGCGGCGGGACCGGCGTGGGCTGGGCCACCCACGACGCGCCCCTGGTCCAGCACGGCAACATCGCCGTCCCGTACGTCCCCTACCCGCCCTCGGTCCCGGGGGAGGAGGCGGGCACCCTCTACTCCTGGGTGCACAACAACATCTGGGACACCAACTTCCCGAGCGAGCAGGCCTTCGAGCAGACCTTCCGCTACAGCGTGGCGGTCCGCGGCGACCTGGCCGGCGACGCGGCCGGAGACCCGGCGGAACCCGCTGCGCTCGGCATCCGGGCCGCCGACCCCGGCCACCCGCTGCACGCGGTCCGGGCCCAGGGCCCGGCGGCCGAGGACGCACCACCCACCACCTCGCTGGTCGCGGTGGACCGGCCGGACGTACGGGTGGTCGGCCTCTCGGCCGAGGGCGCGGGCGAGGGCGTGGGTGGGTTCCTGATCAGGCTGCAGTCCTTCGCCGACGAGCCGGTGACCGCCGGCCTGCGACTGGACCTCACCGCCGCCATCAGCGCCTACCGCTGCTCCTATCTCGGCGAGAACGCCGTGCCGATCGCGGCAGATCCGGACGGCAGGCTTCCGGTGGCGATACCCGCCCGTGGGACGGCGGCGGTCCTGGTGACCACCGGGGAGGGGTGA